In a single window of the Danio rerio strain Tuebingen ecotype United States chromosome 20, GRCz12tu, whole genome shotgun sequence genome:
- the LOC137488585 gene encoding rho GTPase-activating protein 1 isoform X2, whose protein sequence is MGVLSLCEEAPSKVFGVPLSHLRKTGQMRQGLPLAFTHLVRFLEKHGLSTRGLFRVGGTVLRQYELRKCFDRGGFPKMSIEDVHSSAYVLKHFLRTLPGGLIPEPFMFELLKVFRMFRLSKRHKAVKKVLDTLPEENYNILCFLTFFLSRVAAESHANCMTTTNLSIEFGPILFHVPQGPTKLEEEEMCISFTEYMLDNLRHLLPNMYPQASATNTAGDSVSEAGGDFTPEKCVQQVLLTETSSKPLKIGRLGRLRRQFLHFWQKFGSCNGRRKVEESEKPSAAGDVQCMSP, encoded by the exons ATGGGAGTTTTATCCCTGTGT GAGGAAGCACCGAGCAAGGTGTTCGGTGTTCCCTTGTCACATCTGAGGAAGACCGGACAGATGAGACAGGGGCTTCCTCTGGCCTTCACACACCTAGTACGCTTCCTCGAGAAGCATG GCCTCAGTACCAGAGGCCTGTTCAGGGTTGGTGGTACAGTATTGCGGCAGTATGAACTGAGGAAATGTTTTGATCGTGGAGGCTTCCCAAAAATGAGCATTGAGGATGTTCATTCCTCAGCCTACGTCTTGAAACATTTCCTCAGGACTCTTCCCGGTGGTCTCATTCCAGAGCCATTCATGTTTGAACTGCTGAAAGTGTTCAGGA TGTTCAGACTTAGCAAACGTCACAAGGCAGTGAAGAAAGTACTGGATACCCTTCCAGAGGAAAATTACAACATCCTCTGCTTTCTAACGTTCTTCCTGTCCCGAGTGGCTGCCGAGAGTCATGCCAACTGCATGACCACCACCAACCTGTCCATAGAATTTGGGCCGATCCTCTTTCA tgttCCTCAAGGCCCCACAAAGCTTGAGGAAGAGGAGATGTGTATCAGCTTTACGGAGTACATGCTGGACAACCTCAGACATCTACTGCCCAATATGTACCCTCAAGCATCTGCCACCAACACAGCA GGAGACAGTGTGTCTGAGGCGGGAGGGGACTTCACTCCTGAAAAGTGTGTCCAGCAGGTGCTTCTCACAGAGACCAG ctcaAAGCCACTAAAAATTGGGCGACTTGGGCGTCTGAGAAGACAATTTTTGCATTTTTGGCAAAAATTTGGCTCCTGCAATGGCAGGCGCAAAGTGGAAGAGAGTGAAAAACCCTCTGCGGCTGGTGATGTTCAATGCATGTCTCCATAG
- the LOC137488585 gene encoding rho GTPase-activating protein 7 isoform X4 has protein sequence MGVLSLCEEAPSKVFGVPLSHLRKTGQMRQGLPLAFTHLVRFLEKHVFRLSKRHKAVKKVLDTLPEENYNILCFLTFFLSRVAAESHANCMTTTNLSIEFGPILFHVPQGPTKLEEEEMCISFTEYMLDNLRHLLPNMYPQASATNTAGDSVSEAGGDFTPEKCVQQVLLTETSSKPLKIGRLGRLRRQFLHFWQKFGSCNGRRKVEESEKPSAAGDVQCMSP, from the exons ATGGGAGTTTTATCCCTGTGT GAGGAAGCACCGAGCAAGGTGTTCGGTGTTCCCTTGTCACATCTGAGGAAGACCGGACAGATGAGACAGGGGCTTCCTCTGGCCTTCACACACCTAGTACGCTTCCTCGAGAAGCATG TGTTCAGACTTAGCAAACGTCACAAGGCAGTGAAGAAAGTACTGGATACCCTTCCAGAGGAAAATTACAACATCCTCTGCTTTCTAACGTTCTTCCTGTCCCGAGTGGCTGCCGAGAGTCATGCCAACTGCATGACCACCACCAACCTGTCCATAGAATTTGGGCCGATCCTCTTTCA tgttCCTCAAGGCCCCACAAAGCTTGAGGAAGAGGAGATGTGTATCAGCTTTACGGAGTACATGCTGGACAACCTCAGACATCTACTGCCCAATATGTACCCTCAAGCATCTGCCACCAACACAGCA GGAGACAGTGTGTCTGAGGCGGGAGGGGACTTCACTCCTGAAAAGTGTGTCCAGCAGGTGCTTCTCACAGAGACCAG ctcaAAGCCACTAAAAATTGGGCGACTTGGGCGTCTGAGAAGACAATTTTTGCATTTTTGGCAAAAATTTGGCTCCTGCAATGGCAGGCGCAAAGTGGAAGAGAGTGAAAAACCCTCTGCGGCTGGTGATGTTCAATGCATGTCTCCATAG
- the LOC137488585 gene encoding rho GTPase-activating protein 7 isoform X3 has product MGVLSLCEEAPSKVFGVPLSHLRKTGQMRQGLPLAFTHLVRFLEKHVFRLSKRHKAVKKVLDTLPEENYNILCFLTFFLSRVAAESHANCMTTTNLSIEFGPILFHVPQGPTKLEEEEMCISFTEYMLDNLRHLLPNMYPQASATNTAEGDSVSEAGGDFTPEKCVQQVLLTETSSKPLKIGRLGRLRRQFLHFWQKFGSCNGRRKVEESEKPSAAGDVQCMSP; this is encoded by the exons ATGGGAGTTTTATCCCTGTGT GAGGAAGCACCGAGCAAGGTGTTCGGTGTTCCCTTGTCACATCTGAGGAAGACCGGACAGATGAGACAGGGGCTTCCTCTGGCCTTCACACACCTAGTACGCTTCCTCGAGAAGCATG TGTTCAGACTTAGCAAACGTCACAAGGCAGTGAAGAAAGTACTGGATACCCTTCCAGAGGAAAATTACAACATCCTCTGCTTTCTAACGTTCTTCCTGTCCCGAGTGGCTGCCGAGAGTCATGCCAACTGCATGACCACCACCAACCTGTCCATAGAATTTGGGCCGATCCTCTTTCA tgttCCTCAAGGCCCCACAAAGCTTGAGGAAGAGGAGATGTGTATCAGCTTTACGGAGTACATGCTGGACAACCTCAGACATCTACTGCCCAATATGTACCCTCAAGCATCTGCCACCAACACAGCA GAGGGAGACAGTGTGTCTGAGGCGGGAGGGGACTTCACTCCTGAAAAGTGTGTCCAGCAGGTGCTTCTCACAGAGACCAG ctcaAAGCCACTAAAAATTGGGCGACTTGGGCGTCTGAGAAGACAATTTTTGCATTTTTGGCAAAAATTTGGCTCCTGCAATGGCAGGCGCAAAGTGGAAGAGAGTGAAAAACCCTCTGCGGCTGGTGATGTTCAATGCATGTCTCCATAG
- the LOC137488585 gene encoding rho GTPase-activating protein 1 isoform X1: MGVLSLCEEAPSKVFGVPLSHLRKTGQMRQGLPLAFTHLVRFLEKHGLSTRGLFRVGGTVLRQYELRKCFDRGGFPKMSIEDVHSSAYVLKHFLRTLPGGLIPEPFMFELLKVFRMFRLSKRHKAVKKVLDTLPEENYNILCFLTFFLSRVAAESHANCMTTTNLSIEFGPILFHVPQGPTKLEEEEMCISFTEYMLDNLRHLLPNMYPQASATNTAEGDSVSEAGGDFTPEKCVQQVLLTETSSKPLKIGRLGRLRRQFLHFWQKFGSCNGRRKVEESEKPSAAGDVQCMSP, from the exons ATGGGAGTTTTATCCCTGTGT GAGGAAGCACCGAGCAAGGTGTTCGGTGTTCCCTTGTCACATCTGAGGAAGACCGGACAGATGAGACAGGGGCTTCCTCTGGCCTTCACACACCTAGTACGCTTCCTCGAGAAGCATG GCCTCAGTACCAGAGGCCTGTTCAGGGTTGGTGGTACAGTATTGCGGCAGTATGAACTGAGGAAATGTTTTGATCGTGGAGGCTTCCCAAAAATGAGCATTGAGGATGTTCATTCCTCAGCCTACGTCTTGAAACATTTCCTCAGGACTCTTCCCGGTGGTCTCATTCCAGAGCCATTCATGTTTGAACTGCTGAAAGTGTTCAGGA TGTTCAGACTTAGCAAACGTCACAAGGCAGTGAAGAAAGTACTGGATACCCTTCCAGAGGAAAATTACAACATCCTCTGCTTTCTAACGTTCTTCCTGTCCCGAGTGGCTGCCGAGAGTCATGCCAACTGCATGACCACCACCAACCTGTCCATAGAATTTGGGCCGATCCTCTTTCA tgttCCTCAAGGCCCCACAAAGCTTGAGGAAGAGGAGATGTGTATCAGCTTTACGGAGTACATGCTGGACAACCTCAGACATCTACTGCCCAATATGTACCCTCAAGCATCTGCCACCAACACAGCA GAGGGAGACAGTGTGTCTGAGGCGGGAGGGGACTTCACTCCTGAAAAGTGTGTCCAGCAGGTGCTTCTCACAGAGACCAG ctcaAAGCCACTAAAAATTGGGCGACTTGGGCGTCTGAGAAGACAATTTTTGCATTTTTGGCAAAAATTTGGCTCCTGCAATGGCAGGCGCAAAGTGGAAGAGAGTGAAAAACCCTCTGCGGCTGGTGATGTTCAATGCATGTCTCCATAG